The Dehalococcoidia bacterium genomic interval CCACATGTTCGTCGATGAGAGCCAGGGCAAGCGCATCAATCACGCCCGGGCAGAAGAAGCCCAGAGCACAGGGGCCGGCATTGTTGCCAGCAACTGCCCCTTCTGCATCCAGATGTTCGAAGACGGCGTCGCGACGGTGGAGCCCGACGAGACGAAGCGCATGAGGCCGCTGGACCTGGCCGAGCTGCTTGAGATGACCGTGCTCGGTAGGCCGCAGCGGCCGGGTGAGGCGGCGAGGCCGCCCTCGCCTGACGGCGGTCAGCCGGAGGGTGCGGCCGTCGCCGTCGAAGATAAGCCAGCGGACACGTCGCCCCCCGCCGCCGCCGTGTCGGAAGACAAGCCCGGAGATCAGCGGTAGGAGCTTGCCCTAAAGCCCCTTCGCGGACAGATTTGTTTCAGGGTGTCCCCCGCCTTGGGAGCAGGACTGCGCGTCGGGTCGCCCGCGACTGGAATCGGAGGTATTAGATGGCTCTCAACATCGTTTGCTGCGTAAAGCAGGTGCCCGACCCCGAGACACCCGCGAGCGCCTTCAGGGTGGATGAAGGCGCGAAGAAGGTAGTGCCCGCCCCGGGCATTGCCCCGGTGATCAGCCAGTTCGACGCCATCGCCGTCGAGGCGGCGCTCCGGATCAAGGACGCCAAGGGCGAAGGCAAGATCACCGTCCTCAGCCTTGGTCCCGATAGCGCCCGCGACGTGATCAAGCATGGCCTGGCCATGGGGGCGGACGAGGGCGTCCTCCTGAACGACCAGGCCCTGTTCGATGGCGACCCCTTCGCTACGGCGACCGCACTCACGGCCGCCATCAAGAAGATCGGCGACGTGAACCTCGTCCTCTGCGGCCGCCAGGCGGTCGACTGGGACTTCGGCGTCACCGGCCTGGCCATCGCCGAAATCCTGGGCTGGCCGGCGATCTCGATCACGAAGAGCGTTACCGTGACCGACGGCACTGTCCGCGCCGAGCGCGTCCTGGGAGACGCCTTCGAGACGGTCGAAGTCCCGCTCCCGGCCGTCGTGACCGTAAGCAACGAGCTCGGTGAACCGCGCTACCCGAAACTGCCGCAGATCATGGCCGCGGCCCGCAAGCAGGTTACCGTCTGGACGGCCGCAGACCTCGGCCTCAGCCCTGACCAGGCCGGCAGGAGTGGCTCCCGCCTGAATCTGGAGCGGCTGTTCATCCCCCAGGTGAAGAGCCAGTGCGAGTTCATAGAAGGGGACACGCCCGAGGAAATGGCCAAGAACCTGGCCCGCAAGTTGCGCGAGGCGAAGCTGATCTAAGGCTCGCCGGCGAGCCGGCCAGGGGTCAAGAAATCTCGCGGCCATGGGCCGCTGAACCGAAACAGGAGTAGTTGGATGTCCGGAATACTGGTACTTGCGGAGCACAAGAACGGCGAACTGATAGGCCTGAGCACCGAGATCCTCGGCGCCGCCCGACGCCTGGCCGATCAGCTGGGCGAGAAAGTGGTCGCCCTGAGCCTGGGCAGCGGCGCCGGCGAGGCCGCCAGGAAGGCCATCACCTATGGCGCCGACTCGGCCCTCACCGTCGAGAACCCGGCGCTGGACGAGTACAGCGGCGACGCCTGGGTGGCGGCGCTCCTCGCCGCCCACAAGGAAGTCGAACCGTCCATCGTGCTCATGGGCCAGACGATGGTCGGACGCGACCTCGCCCCCCGCTACGCCGTGCGGGCAGGCACGGGCGTGGCGATGGACTGCATCGACCTCTCGATCGAGGGCGGGAAGCTGGTCATGACCCGGCCGGTGTTCGGCGGCAATGCCCACGCTTCCTACACCAGCAAGACTTCCCCCGCGGTCGCCACCGTGCGCGCGAAGTCGCAGGAGCCACTGGAGCCGGACCCGTCCCGCAGTGGTGAGGTGAAGGCGATCTCGGTCGACGTCTCGAGCCGCTCGAAGGTTGTCGGGCGCGAGGAGGTCAAGGCGGAGGGCATCCGCCTCGAGGACGCGAAGGTAGTGGTCTCCGGCGGCCGCGGGCTCGGCGGGCCCGAGGGCTTCGAGCAGCTGCACCAACTGGCGGAGGTCCTGGGCGGCGCTGTGGGCGCCAGCCGCGCCGTGGTCGACCTCGGCTGGGTGCCGGTCTCGCTCCAGGTCGGGCTGACGGGCAAGGTCGTGACGCCAGACCTCTACATCGCTGTCGGCATCTCGGGCGCAAGCCAGCACGTCGCCGGCATTACGGGTGTGAAGAACGTCGTCGCCATCAACAAGGACAAGGACGCGGACATCTTCAAGATCTCCCGCTACGGCGCCGTGGTCGACTGGAAGCCGTTCATGGCCGCGTTCCTGGAGGAGTGCAAGCGCCTCAAAGCCTAGCTCTGCCGGCATCGCGCGCCGCGGGCCGGCAGCGCGGCCGGCCGGTCTGCGGCGATTTCGATGCCTTATGCTGGAGACAGGCGTCCCCAGGCGCCTCAGTACTCACTAGAGGTGGCCATGTCCAAGCTCGCTGAAGCCATCCGGCGCACTTTGAGGTCCGAGGCAGCCCCCATGGGCTTCGGCGCCGCGCGCGCGGCGCCGAAGCCCACTCTCCTGGTCGGTGTGCTCGGCCCTTCGAGCGCGGAGGCGGACCTGGTGGTCCTGGACGGGCGCCGCGCGCTGCCGTCCCCCCCGGACATCGAACGCGCGAAGGGGGCCGGCACGGCGGTCGTCGGACTGCGTGCTAACGACGTGGACCGGGCGACGCTCGTGGACCTCGCCAAGGCCGGCCTGGACTTCCTGATCTTCGAACCTGAGGCAACGCCGGCCGCGGCGCTGCTCGCTAACGACCTGGGTTACGTCCTCGCCATCAGCGGCAGCCCGGACGAGAACTACCTGCGCTCTCTCGCGCCGCTCAACCTGGACGCCTTCTATCTAGATGACCTCCCCTCGCCTCTCACGGTGGCGCGACAACTCGAGTTGACGCGCATCGGCGTCTTCGGCGGGCGGCCGATCCTCGCCCGCGTGCCGGCCGACGCCAACCAGACGGACCTGGAGTGCCTGCGCGCCGCAGGCGTGG includes:
- a CDS encoding electron transfer flavoprotein subunit alpha/FixB family protein; this translates as MSGILVLAEHKNGELIGLSTEILGAARRLADQLGEKVVALSLGSGAGEAARKAITYGADSALTVENPALDEYSGDAWVAALLAAHKEVEPSIVLMGQTMVGRDLAPRYAVRAGTGVAMDCIDLSIEGGKLVMTRPVFGGNAHASYTSKTSPAVATVRAKSQEPLEPDPSRSGEVKAISVDVSSRSKVVGREEVKAEGIRLEDAKVVVSGGRGLGGPEGFEQLHQLAEVLGGAVGASRAVVDLGWVPVSLQVGLTGKVVTPDLYIAVGISGASQHVAGITGVKNVVAINKDKDADIFKISRYGAVVDWKPFMAAFLEECKRLKA
- a CDS encoding electron transfer flavoprotein subunit beta/FixA family protein, whose amino-acid sequence is MALNIVCCVKQVPDPETPASAFRVDEGAKKVVPAPGIAPVISQFDAIAVEAALRIKDAKGEGKITVLSLGPDSARDVIKHGLAMGADEGVLLNDQALFDGDPFATATALTAAIKKIGDVNLVLCGRQAVDWDFGVTGLAIAEILGWPAISITKSVTVTDGTVRAERVLGDAFETVEVPLPAVVTVSNELGEPRYPKLPQIMAAARKQVTVWTAADLGLSPDQAGRSGSRLNLERLFIPQVKSQCEFIEGDTPEEMAKNLARKLREAKLI